The following nucleotide sequence is from Streptomyces pactum.
CGTCTGCTGGAGAAGCAGCGTCTGCGTGCGCAGTACGACATCAGCGAGCGCCAGATGGCGCGTGCCTACGACCGCGCTCGGAAGGTCGAAGGCAAGACCGGCGAGGCGCTGATCATCGAGCTTGAGCGCCGTCTGGACGCGCTCGTCCTGCGGTCGGGGATCGCCCGCACGATCTACCAGGCCCGCCAGATGGTCGTCCACGGCCACATCGAGGTCAACGGCCGCAAGGTCGACAAGCCGTCCTTCCGCGTCCGTCCCGACGACGTGGTGATGGTCCGCGAGCGCAGCCGCGAGAAGCACCCCTTCCAGGTCGCCCGCGAGGGTGGCTACGCCCTCGACGGCGAGACCCCGCGCTACCTGCAGGTCAACCTCAAGGCCCTGGCGTTCCGCCTGGACCGCGACCCGCAGCGCAAGGAGATCCCGGTGATCTGCGACGAGCAGCTCGTCGTCGAGTACTACGCCCGCTGATCCGGCGGCCGGTACTCCTCCGCGCACCCGGCCCGCGTGCCGCCCGCCGACTCCCGTCGGCGCGGCGGCCGCGGGCCGTCGCCGTTCCGGGACCACCGGGCGCCCGGCCCGCCGCCGTCCCGCACGCCCCTCCCGGCGCCCGGGACCTCGTGTCCCCTCCCGGCGCCCGGGCGCTCCGGCGGGCCCTTTCCGGGCCCCGGCATGCCGGCACCGCGGCCTCCCGGCGGCCGGATCCGGCGGCCGTCGCGCGGCACACGGAACGTGCCGGGGGGCGAACGCGCCGTACACTGCGGACCGGCCGCCGCGGCCCGCGCCGCCCCCCATATCCGTTACGGGGGTCCGGCACCGGCGCGATAAGGTCGATACCTGCCAGATGACAACCTGCAAGGAGCGGTGCAACGTGTCCGGTGGAGAGGTGGCCGGGATTCTCGTGGCCGTCTTCTGGGCGATCCTGGTGTCGTTCCTCGCGCTCGCGCTGGTGCGGCTCGCGCAGACGCTCAAGGCGGCCACCAAGCTGGTGGCGGACGTGACCGAACAGGCCGTGCCGCTGCTCGGCGAGGCGTCCGCGACCGTCCGCTCCGCCAACACCCAGCTGGCCCGGGTGGACTCGATCACCGCGGACGTCCAGGAGGTCACCGCGAACGCCTCGGCGCTCTCCTCGACCGTCTCCTCCGCCTTCGGCGGGCCGCTGGTCAAGGTCGCCGCCTTCGGGTACGGGGTGCGCCGGGCGATCGGCCGGAAGTCGGCCGGGTCCGAGCAGCGCCCGGAGCGTACCGTGATCGTCGGCAAGACCCTGCCGTCCGCCCGCCGGGGTGGCCGCCGCAACCGTGGATCGAAGGGCTGAGGGGCCGTTATGTTCCGCCGCACGTTCTGGTTCAGCACCGGCGTCGCAGCCGGCGTGTGGGCCACCACCAAGGTCAACCGCAAGCTCAACCAGCTCACGCCGGAGAGCCTGGCGGCGCAGGCCGCCGACCGGGCGGTGCTGGCGGGCCGGCGGGTCAAGCTCTTCGCGCTCGACGTGCGTGAGGGCATGGCCGACCGCGAGGCGGCGCTCCGCGATGCACTGGGCCTGACCGCCGCGCCCGGCACCCGGGACGACCGGGAGCTCACCGCGCGGCCGGGCGCCCACCCGCTCGAACCCCCGTACACCGTCAACAACCGCACCACCGGGAAAGAGGACCACTGATGGAGTCGGCTGAAATCCGCCGCCGCTGGCTGCGCTTCTTCGAGGAGCGCGGGCACACCGTCGTGCCGTCGGCGTCGCTCATCGCGGACGACCCGACGCTGCTGCTGGTCCCCGCGGGCATGGTCCCCTTCAAGCCCTACTTCCTCGGCGAGGTCAAGCCGCCGTTCGACCGCGCCACCAGCGTGCAGAAGTGCGTCCGCACCCCGGACATCGAGGAGGTCGGCAAGACCACCCGGCACGGCACCTTCTTCCAGATGTGCGGCAACTTCTCCTTCGGCGACTACTTCAAGGAAGGCGCCATCAAGCTCGCCTGGGAGCTGCTGACCACCCCGGTGGCCGACGGCGGCTACGGGCTGGAGCCCGAGCGGCTGTGGATCACCGTCTACCAGGAGGACGACGAGGCCGAGCGCATCTGGCGCGACGTGATCGGCGTGCCCGCCGAGCGCATCCAGCGCCTCGGCATGGGCCCCAACTTCTGGTCCATGGGCGTGCCCGGCCCGTGCGGCCCCTGCTCGGAGATCAACTACGACCGCGGTCCGGAATTCGGCGTGGAGGGCGGCCCGGCCGTCAACGACGAGCGCTACGTGGAGATCTGGAACCTGGTCTTCATGCAGTACGAGCGCGGCGAGGGCTCGGGCAAGGAGGACTTCCCGATCCTCGGTGACCTGCCGAGCAAGAACATCGACACCGGCCTCGGCCTGGAACGCCTCGCCATGATCCTGCAGGGCGTGCGGAACATGTACGAGACCGACACCCTGCGCGTGGTGATGGACACCGCCACCGAGCTCACCGGCGTCCGCTACGGCGCCGACGACGCCTCGGACGTCTCGCTCCGCGTGGTCGCCGACCACCTGCGCACCTCGGTGATGCTCATCGGCGACGGCGTCACCCCCGGCAACGAGGGCCGCGGCTACGTGCTGCGCCGCATCATGCGCCGGGCCATCCGCAACATGCGGCTGCTGGGCGCCACCGAGCCGGTCATCGGCCGGCTGGTCGACACGGTCATCGGCACCATGGGGGAGCAGTACCCGGAGCTGATCACCGACCGCAAGCGCATCGAGACGGTCGCGCTCGCCGAGGAGGCCGCCTTCCTCAAGACCCTCAAGGCCGGCACCAACATCCTCGACACCGCCGTCACCGAGACCAAGGCCGCCGGCGGCACCGTCCTCCCGGGCGACAAGGCGTTCCTGCTCCACGACACCTGGGGCTTCCCGATCGACCTCACCCTGGAGATGGCCTCCGAGCAGGGCCTGTCCGTGGACGAGGAGGGCTTCCGCCGCCTGATGAAGGAGCAGCGGGAGCGCGCCAAGGCCGACGCCCAGGCGAAGAAGACCGGCCACGCCGACCTGACGGCGTACCGGGAGATCGCCGACACCGCCGGCGCCACCGACTTCACCGGCTACACCACCACCGAGAGCGAGTCCACCGTGGTGGGCCTGCTGGTGGACGGCGTGCCGTCCCCCGCGGCCTCCGAGGGCGACGAGGTCGAGGTCATCCTCGACCGCACTCCCTTCTACGCCGAGGGCGGCGGCCAGATCGGTGACTCCGGCCGGATCCGGCTGGACTCCGGTGCCGTCATCGAGGTGCGTGACGTCCAGAAGCCGGTGCCCGGCGTGCACGTGCACAAGGGCACCGTCCAGGTCGGCGAGGTCACCGTGGGCGCCGCCGCCTACGCGGCCATCGACGTGCGCCGCCGGCGCGCCATCGCCCGCGCCCACAGCGCCACCCACCTGACCCACCAGGCGCTGCGCGACGCCCTGGGCCCGACCGCCGCCCAGGCCGGTTCGGAGAACCAGCCCGGCCGCTTCCGCTTCGACTTCGGCTCCCCGAGCGCCGTGCCCACCACGGTCCTCACCGACGTCGAGCAGAAGATCAACGAGGTGCTCGCCCGCGAGCTGGACGTCCAGGCCGAGGTGATGAGCCTGGACGAGGCGAAGAAGCAGGGCGCCATCGCCGAGTTCGGCGAGAAGTACGGCGAGCGGGTGCGGGTCGTCACCATCGGCGACTTCTCCAAGGAGCTGTGCGGCGGCACCCATGTGCACAACACCGCCCAGCTGGGCCTGGTGAAGCTGCTCGGCGAGTCGTCGATCGGTTCCGGCGTGCGCCGGATCGAGGCCCTGGTGGGCGTGGACGCGTACAACTTCCTGGCCCGCGAGGCCACCGTGGTCTCCCAGCTGACCGGCCTGCTCAAGGGCCGGTCCGAGGAGCTGCCGGAGCGGGTCGCCGGGATGCTCGCCAAGCTCAAGGACGCCGAGAAGGAGATCGAGAAGTTCCGCGCGGAGAAGGTGCTCGCCGCCGCCGCCGGGCTCGCCGAGAGCGCCCGTGACGTCCACGGGGTGGCCCTGGTGACCGGCCAGGTGCCCGACGGCACCGGCGCCGACGACCTGCGCAAGCTGGTGCTGGACGTGCGGGGCCGCATCCAGGGCGGCCGGCCCGCCGTGGTGGCCCTGTTCACCACCGCCAACGGACGCCCGCTGACCGTCATCGCCACCAACGAGGCGGCCCGCGAGCGGGGCCTGAAGGCCGGTGACCTGGTCCGTACCGCCGCCAAGACCCTCGGCGGCGGAGGCGGCGGCAAGCCGGACGTCGCCCAGGGCGGTGGCCAGAACCCGCAGGCCGTCGGCGAGGCCATCGAGGCCGTCGAACGACTCGTGGCCGAGCGGGCATGAGCCTGCGACGCGGCAGACGCATCGCGGTCGATGTCGGGGACGCCCGGATCGGGGTCGCCTCGTGCGACCCCGACGGGATCCTCGCCACGCCGGTGGAGACCGTGCCGGGACGCGACGTCCCGGCCGCCCACCGGCGCCTGGCGGCGATCGTCGAGGAGTACGAGCCCATCGAGGTGGTGGTCGGGCTGCCCCGTTCGCTCAGCGGACGGGAGGGCCCGGCCGCGGCCAAGGTGCGCGCCTTCGCCCGGACGCTGGCCCAGCGGGTCGCGCCGGTGCCGGTCCGGCTGGTGGACGAGCGGATGACCACGGTCACCGCCGCCCAGTCCATGCGGGCCTCCGGGGTGAGCGCCAAGAAGGGGCGGGCGTCGGTCGATCAGGCCGCCGCCGTGGTGATCCTGCAGAACGCGCTGGAGACCGAACGGGTGTCCGGCGAGCCTCCCGGCGAGGGCGTCGAAGTGGTCATCTGATCGCGATACGGTAACGTTCCGCGCGTCCAGGGCAGCCGCACGCCCCCGCGCCACCGGCGCACGCGACCCCGGCTGCCGTCACGCGGCACTAGGGGATCGATGACTGAGTATGGCCGGGGCCCCGGCTCCCAACCGTGGCCCCCCGAGGACCCGTCCTCCGCACCCGGCTACGGGCAGCAAGGACCCGGGGACCCGGGATGGGACGGACAGCGGCCCGGGGCCGGTCACGATCCGTACGCCGGGGCCGGCCACGATCCCTACGCGGGTGATCCGCTGGGTCCCTCCGGTCATCCGCAGGACCCCTACGGGGACCCGCACGCGGGTTCCTACCCCTCGCCGGAGTACTCCAACCATCCGGGGCAGGGGCACTGGGACGGGGCGCAGGCGGGCCACGGCCAGGACCCCTACGGGGCGGGCGCCCCGTACGGTGACGGCACGGCCGGCCAGGGGCAGACGCCCTACGACGACGGCACGGCCGGGACCGGGCCGTCGCACGGGCAGGCGCACTACGGCGGCTGGGACCCCGGGTACGGCGGGAGCGACCCCACCGACCCGTACCAGCAGCCGGTCGACCCGCACACCGGCGCCCAGCCGGACCACTACGCCACCGCGGACGCCTACCCGCCCCCCGGTCCCCCCCGGCGGCGGGCAGCCGGAGCCCCCACCACCCGGGCCACGGGTACCCTGGAACAGGGCGGGGGCCCAGGACCCGTACCAGGATCCGGACCACGAGGCAGGCCGCCCCGGCGGTGAGCCCGAGCCGGCGGGCGTCGCCACCGGTCACGACCGGGGCGCGGACCACGACGCGGCCCCGGGCCACGACCCGGCCGGCGGGACCGCCGGGGCACGGACCGCCCGCCGCTCCCTCCTCCCGGCGGACATCGAGGACACCGCGGACACCGAGGACGCCGAAGGCGACGAGGACGACGGTGCCGGTGACGGGCGGTCCGCGGGCGGGGGCCGGGACCGCCGGGGCAAGAAACGGCGCAACGGGCTGGCCTGCCTGGTCGTCGCCGTGGTGCTCACCGGCTTCGCCGGCGGCGTCGCCTACTTCGGCTACGACCTGTACCAGAGCCACTTCGGCTCCCCGCCGGACTACTCCGGGCAGGGCAGCGGCGAGGTCGCCGTCGAGATCCCGGACGGCGCCGGGGTCGCCGACATCGGCAACATCCTCAAGGGCCAGGGCGTGGTCAAGAGCACCGACGCCTTCATCGAGGCGGCCAACAGCCACCCCAAGGGGGGCAGCATCCAGCCCGGCGCCTACACCCTCCGCAAGGAGATGTCCGCCGAGGCCGCGGTGCGGATGATGACCGACCCGGCCAGCATGAACGCCCTGATCGTCACCGAGGGCATGCGCAACGTCCAGGTCTACGCCGCCATCGACAAGAAGATCGGCCTGCCCGCGGGCACCACCGCCGGGGTCGCCGAGCGGGAGGCGGACAACCTCGGACTGCCGGCGTGGGCCGAGCCCCACGCCCAGGTCAAGGATCCCCTGGAGGGCTTCCTCTACCCGGCCCGCTACAGCGTCGGCAAGGACGCCAAGCCCGAGGCCGTGCTCCGCGACATGGTCAGGCACGCCACCAAGGAGTACGCCGAGCACGACCTGGCCGGCAAGGCCGAGGAGCTGGGTCTGGACTCGCCGCTGGAACTGGTCACGGTGGCCAGCCTGGTGCAGGCCGAGGGCGTCACCTCGGACGACTTCCGCAAGATGTCCGAAGTCATCTACAACCGCCTCAAGCCGGATAATGTGGAGACGGTCGGCAAGCTCCAGTTCGACTCGACGTACAACTACGCCAAGAACCAGAGCAAGATCGACATCACGCTGGAAGAGATCAAGAACCTCGACCACCCCTACAACACCTACTACTACCGGGGACTGCCGCCGGGACCGATCGGGAACCCGGGCGCGGAGGCGCTGGAGGCGGCCCAGGAACCGACCCACGACGGCTGGTACTACTTCATCTCCCTGGACGGCAGGACCACGAAGTTCACCAAGACCTACGCCGAGCACGATCGGCTGGTCGACGAGTTCAACGAGCGTCGGCGGAAGAACGACTGATGACGTACACCCACCGGGCGGCGGTCCTCGGGTCACCGATCGCCCACTCCCTCTCGCCGGTGCTGCACCGCGCCGCCTACGCCGACCTCGGCCTGGCCGGGTGGACCTACCACCGGTTCGACGTGGACGAGCGCGCCCTGCCCGA
It contains:
- the mltG gene encoding endolytic transglycosylase MltG — protein: MVLTGFAGGVAYFGYDLYQSHFGSPPDYSGQGSGEVAVEIPDGAGVADIGNILKGQGVVKSTDAFIEAANSHPKGGSIQPGAYTLRKEMSAEAAVRMMTDPASMNALIVTEGMRNVQVYAAIDKKIGLPAGTTAGVAEREADNLGLPAWAEPHAQVKDPLEGFLYPARYSVGKDAKPEAVLRDMVRHATKEYAEHDLAGKAEELGLDSPLELVTVASLVQAEGVTSDDFRKMSEVIYNRLKPDNVETVGKLQFDSTYNYAKNQSKIDITLEEIKNLDHPYNTYYYRGLPPGPIGNPGAEALEAAQEPTHDGWYYFISLDGRTTKFTKTYAEHDRLVDEFNERRRKND
- the rpsD gene encoding 30S ribosomal protein S4, which codes for MNQSRPKVKKSRALGIALTPKAVKYFEARPYPPGEHGRGRKQNSDYKVRLLEKQRLRAQYDISERQMARAYDRARKVEGKTGEALIIELERRLDALVLRSGIARTIYQARQMVVHGHIEVNGRKVDKPSFRVRPDDVVMVRERSREKHPFQVAREGGYALDGETPRYLQVNLKALAFRLDRDPQRKEIPVICDEQLVVEYYAR
- the alaS gene encoding alanine--tRNA ligase, translated to MESAEIRRRWLRFFEERGHTVVPSASLIADDPTLLLVPAGMVPFKPYFLGEVKPPFDRATSVQKCVRTPDIEEVGKTTRHGTFFQMCGNFSFGDYFKEGAIKLAWELLTTPVADGGYGLEPERLWITVYQEDDEAERIWRDVIGVPAERIQRLGMGPNFWSMGVPGPCGPCSEINYDRGPEFGVEGGPAVNDERYVEIWNLVFMQYERGEGSGKEDFPILGDLPSKNIDTGLGLERLAMILQGVRNMYETDTLRVVMDTATELTGVRYGADDASDVSLRVVADHLRTSVMLIGDGVTPGNEGRGYVLRRIMRRAIRNMRLLGATEPVIGRLVDTVIGTMGEQYPELITDRKRIETVALAEEAAFLKTLKAGTNILDTAVTETKAAGGTVLPGDKAFLLHDTWGFPIDLTLEMASEQGLSVDEEGFRRLMKEQRERAKADAQAKKTGHADLTAYREIADTAGATDFTGYTTTESESTVVGLLVDGVPSPAASEGDEVEVILDRTPFYAEGGGQIGDSGRIRLDSGAVIEVRDVQKPVPGVHVHKGTVQVGEVTVGAAAYAAIDVRRRRAIARAHSATHLTHQALRDALGPTAAQAGSENQPGRFRFDFGSPSAVPTTVLTDVEQKINEVLARELDVQAEVMSLDEAKKQGAIAEFGEKYGERVRVVTIGDFSKELCGGTHVHNTAQLGLVKLLGESSIGSGVRRIEALVGVDAYNFLAREATVVSQLTGLLKGRSEELPERVAGMLAKLKDAEKEIEKFRAEKVLAAAAGLAESARDVHGVALVTGQVPDGTGADDLRKLVLDVRGRIQGGRPAVVALFTTANGRPLTVIATNEAARERGLKAGDLVRTAAKTLGGGGGGKPDVAQGGGQNPQAVGEAIEAVERLVAERA
- the ruvX gene encoding Holliday junction resolvase RuvX: MSLRRGRRIAVDVGDARIGVASCDPDGILATPVETVPGRDVPAAHRRLAAIVEEYEPIEVVVGLPRSLSGREGPAAAKVRAFARTLAQRVAPVPVRLVDERMTTVTAAQSMRASGVSAKKGRASVDQAAAVVILQNALETERVSGEPPGEGVEVVI
- a CDS encoding DUF6167 family protein — translated: MFRRTFWFSTGVAAGVWATTKVNRKLNQLTPESLAAQAADRAVLAGRRVKLFALDVREGMADREAALRDALGLTAAPGTRDDRELTARPGAHPLEPPYTVNNRTTGKEDH
- a CDS encoding DUF948 domain-containing protein, with the protein product MTTCKERCNVSGGEVAGILVAVFWAILVSFLALALVRLAQTLKAATKLVADVTEQAVPLLGEASATVRSANTQLARVDSITADVQEVTANASALSSTVSSAFGGPLVKVAAFGYGVRRAIGRKSAGSEQRPERTVIVGKTLPSARRGGRRNRGSKG